The stretch of DNA TATTCAAAACAGATGCATTTACAATTAGCAAGGGGGAAATCATTAGAGAGTCTTTTTACCTCTTTTGTTTTTATCGAAAAACAATTAAAAGCAATAATGTCAAATAGAGTTGATGCAAATACACTTGCGAAGGATTTACACGTGTTTGCAGAATTATCTATAGAAGATTTGTACCACCAGTTAAATAAGGTGATAACGTATATCCAACCCATTTTTTTTATTATCGTGGGAGCTTTTATTATATTCATTTATATTAGTGTGCTCTCTCCAATGTTTGACATAATGAATTCAATTTAAGGAGTAGATTATATGTTTAAAAAAGAGTCTGGTTTTACACTCATTGAAATGCTAATTGTGCTTATGGTCATTTCTGTATTGATGATTCTGATTATCCCGAACATAGGTGAAAAAAGTGAGGATGTTCATTCGAAAGGTTGTGAAGCTCTGGTCAGCGTTGTACAAGCTCAAGTGGATGCATTTTTACTAGAGAACGGACAATACCCTAGTTCATTAGAGGAATTAATAGAAATGGATTTTATTACCGAAGATCAATTAACTTGTCCAAATAATAATGTATTAACTTACGCAAACGGTAGAGTAGATGCCTCCTAGTAAAAATGGATTTACCCTTATCGAAGTATTATTTTCTCTAACCATACTACTGATTATTTTATCCCTTTTTTCGCCTTCACAAATAAAACATCTACATCAATTTAAAGAAAAACAATTTCTTGAGTTACTCGAATATGATGTCTTGTATATTCAATTACGAGCAAGAATGTATGAAAATGAACGTATTCTGATCCGATTCTATGAAGATGAATATCGAATAATTAGAGGAATGAATACGAATCAAATTCGTCCATATCCTAAGGGATTATCTGTTACTACATTTGGAAGAAGTGAAATTTATTTCAATTCAAACGGTACATTTATTCAGCCACGGACCATAAGAATCTATGGAGCCAGTAACTCCTATCGATTAACTTTTCCACTTGGGAAAGGACGTTTCTATATTGAAGAGATCTAATGGCTTTAGTTTTTTTGAAATAATAATGGCAGCTTTACTCTTTTTCTCAATGATTATTTTGTTCCTACCTCTTTTCTCACTTTTAATGAAGGAGCAAGTCGTGCTTCAAGAAAGACGAACGATTGCTTATACATTACACGATAAACTTCAATCCAGTCTTTGGAGCAATCGTCCCCTAGAAATTTCTACGTTTAATTTGGAAAATACTCAGACAGAAGTGACCATCACCTTTGAAACAAATGAAAGTACTCTTATAGGATGTGCGCAATGGAAAAATATAAATTATCGAGACGAGGAGTATTGTTTGCATGGTAAATATCAAAGATAATCATGGCTTCTCTTTCATAAGCCATTTATTGATGCTGGCAATTATTTTAATTACAATTCCATTTATTAGTTTTATGTTACAATCCATTGAAGTTCCATCTACCAAGGAAGAGCTTTCTGTTTATCAATTTTTTCAATTTATTAGAGATGATGTTATACGTTCTATTAATGCAGTAACTACAAATGACAAACTGGCATTAACTATTCCAAGCAAAATAAATGAACAAACGATTATATATGAGCAATATGGGAATTTAATTAGACGTACAGTTGATGGACAAGGTTTTGAAGTTTATATAAGAAACATAACAGAATTAGACTTTCATCCTTTGGAATTTGGATTTCAGATTACTTTAACTACTACTTCAGGGGATCAATATGAAAAAACTTTCAGTATTTATTAAAACAGAACAAGGATTTTTATTCATTTACGTTATTTGGATTATTAGCTTCTTATTTGTCAGTTTATCATTATTGACTATTTATTATCATCATGATCAACAGATAACACATTTTCATCTAAAACAACTACAGTCAGAAACTTTATTTCAAATGAGCAGAATAGACGTTGAAGAAGATATAGACGAATTAATTGATACAAAATCACCTAAATATTATTCTTACCCTGATGGGGGAGTAGAAATTCGGATAAATAAAATAGAGGAACATATTGTAACATTAACCTTTATCATATTTTTAGACCAAGAACCCTTTTATTCCTATGAACATTTTTACAAAGTTAATGAATAAAAATCTTTGATTAGGTTATTCTATACACAACTTGAAATACAAATGTTTTATAGAAACGTTTACAATCTTATCCAGCTCGTATATAATAACTATGAAAAGGTTACCTACAAAGGAGGGGGAAGACATGGATCGCATGTTTCGTGTTCTTGCCTTTTGGACAGGTATTTTTACAGTAATGTTTTATGTCGGCGACATGATGAATACTGCACTTTTATTCCTGGCTCAAACGGCATTTTTCCTTACATTAGGCTATTTAAAACTATCCGAACGTATGTACATGTATTTATTTGGTGCATATTGTACTGTATTTCTAATTGGATATACTTGGTATTCCGAATTTATACTTGTACCAGGGTTTGGACATTAAAACGAAGAAAAACCACATATATATGTGGTTTTTTCTTTGTATCTTTTTTAGGCTTGGAAAAAAGGATTTTCATTTTTTTCTTCCTTTATGGTAGTAATTCCACCGTGACCGGAAAGAACTTGATATTCTCCTGGTAATTGATATAGTTTCTCTCGAATCGAATGCTCTAATATTGCTAAATCTCCGCCAGGCAAATCTGTTCTACCAATTCCTCTTTGAAATAATACATCTCCACTGATAACAATTTTCTGATCAGGGAATATATAACTTACACTACCTGGAGAGTGTCCCGGTGTATGATATACTTGCATTGAAAACTCTCCGATAGTTAACCCTCCTTCATCTACACTAAAATCAGCTGGAGTTGCTAAAATGGATTCTCCGATTAACTTATGAGAACCATTTAAATTCGGATCACTTAACCATTCATGTTCAGCTTGATGCAAGTACACGGGTGCATTTGTTTTCTGACGAATTTTTTCTAAAGCCCCGATATGATCAAAATGTGCATGAGTTAATAAGATAGCATTAATATCTAAATGATGCTCTTTAATGATAGATAGAATTAACTCTGCATCTCCACCTGGATCAACAATAATACCATTCGTACCTTTTTTTAAAATATAACAGTTCGCCTGTACAATTCCTACTGGTCTAGCAATAATTTCCATGAAATTCTCTCCTTATTTTTTATAATAACTCGACAAAAATGGTGGAATACTATAAAATAATAATTGATCACCGTTAGTTACATAATAATACAGATATTCCTTTCGACTCAACAGAAAAATGACAAGCAGTCGGAATGAGGAGGTTAATAAAAGATGGAAGCGTATTATCACATTATCCTTGGAGTATTACTTTTAGGAGTTACTCTATTAGCTGTTATGTCCGTAATTCGTCAGCTAAAGTATAAAAACATGTTTGCATTATTATTTTCAGCTATTACTGCTGTAGCCTTCGGATTCTTTTCAATCGCTACAATTATTACAGAAATTATTGGTTAATAACCACGGTAAAAACAACAATTTTGCATTTGTAAAATTGTTGTTTTTTTATGCCGTAGAAATGAATAAGTTTTTCACCGAAATATACTTCTCTTATTTAGTAAACATGCTGAATAATCAGCTTAGCGTCAGTCAGATGTCCTAGTTCATTCCACAATACATAAATTTTATATGTACGTCTTCAATATAAAAAACCTAACAACAATTGAATTGTTGTTAGGTTTTTATCAGTTTAATTATTCTTCTTTAGTTTGATCTTTACCGAAATCTACAAAGCGGAATAAATCACCATATACGATTGAATCAGAGTAAGCTAATTCTTGATCCACTTTTTCTTGAATAGAGTCACATGCGCTCCCTACTTGTTCTTTTTGTGCTTCGGCTTCTTGTTCAGAAGATGTTTCCTCATCAATAACATCATCAACAGGTTCACCTGTTTCTCTGTCGTAACAAACACCCATAGTCTTTACATAGTCTTCACTAATAAAATCACCATTACGAAGTGCTATATAATCTTTACGATCTTCACTAAACATGTCGTTACCAAAATAAATATCTTTTTCTTCTTCGATACCCAACATATTAAGCATTGTTGGCTTAAGATCAATTTGGCCAGTTACTTCATCCATAACTTTACCTTCCCCATTACCAGGAATATGAACAAATAAAGGAACTCGTTGTAACTGAACTTGATCGTAAGGAGTAATCTCCTCTTTATCTAAATACTGTGCCATTGCGCGATTATGATTAGCACTAATTCCAATATGGTCACCCATAATTACTATTACGGAATCTTCATATAACCCACTATCTTTTAGATCCTGGAAGAACTGTTCAATAGCTTCATCCATGTATCTAACCGCTGGAAAATAATTATTGAGTGTATTTGAGTTTGAATCAAATTTATCAATAGACGTATCTTCCTCATGCATTTCAAATGGGAAATGGTTTGTTAAAGTTATAAACTTACTGTAAAAAGGCTGTTCCATTGACTCTAAATACTTAATTGATTGTTCAAAGAAAGGTTTATCTTTTAAACCCCAGCCAATTGAATCCTCTGCTGAAACCTCATAAGCCTCTTCACCATAAAAATTATCAATCTCTAAGCTGTCATACATTCCGTCACGATTCCAGAAGCTTTTGTTATTAGCATGTAATACAGAAGAAGTATATCCTTCTTCTTTAATAAGTTCCGGAAATGCATTGTATTCATTCGCGCCATGCGTAAAGAAAACTGCACCACGAGATAATGGATATAAAGAGTTTTCAACTAAAAACTCAGAATCAGAAGTATTTCCTTGACCAGTCTGTTCATAAAAGTTTTCAAAGTAATACGTATCTTCATCTTCAGCTAAACTATTTAAGAAAGGAGTAATTTCTTCTCCATTCACTTCATTATTAATAACAAATTGTTGTAGTGACTCAGCATTAATAAAAATTACATTTTTATCCTCTGCAACACCAAACATTTCTTTACTACGTTCATGATCGATATTCGTTTCAATAAATTCCTCAATTTCAGGAATTTCATTTCCATCTGCAAATACACGTTGTGACTCGGTTTTTGAGTGAACAACAATATCATAGATATGATAATTAAATAAACCAATATTTTTAACTAAATACTCTCTGTCAAACGCACGAGTAAATAATTGTGGACGCTCCATCTCTGCTAAGAAAAAGTTCCCTGCAAGCAGTACTAGAGAAAATGCAACTGCTCCAACTTTACCACTTTTTGGATATTGTACAGATAAAGTACCTTCGTATTTCTTACTTAATACCCAAATAATAACAGCATCAGCAAAGAATAACACATCATATGGTTTGATTAAGGTTAGAATACTTGAACCTAAATCTCCCATATTGCTTCCCATAAATAATTGTGGGATGGTGATGAAATCTGTAAACTGACGATAGAATACGAGATTCGCCCAAATAATTAAGGAAGCAAATAGCGCCATATAGCGAATATATTTCATCTGCCTTGAAGTCTTATTAAACCATACTGCAATCGTAAATAGTAAGAAAGCAGATACGAATGGATTAATAAATAAAATTAACTCTTGCATAGAGTTGTCTATTCCAATGTTGAACATAAATCGATATACAATATACGTTTTCAGACCAAATAGTAACGCTGCAATTACATACAACGGCACTGTTGGTTTTTTGAAGAATTTCATAGTTCTCCTCCTAGTTTCCTAACTCATTCATCTATATTTCATAGTACAATTACTCATTATGAGATACATTCCACCTTTTTAGCAATTGTAAACTACAATTAATAAAATACTTATTAATATAGACGAATATCATGCCATTAAAGTTTCACTTTTTTAAGATTTTTTACACTGTACTCATAACTTACTATTTTAGTAGAAAATCAAAAAAAATCAAGTGAAAAATGTGCTATTTTTTGAAGAATATACCAAGTAAGCTGCTCCAATAATGCCTGCATCATTTCCTAATTGAGCAGTTTTAATTGAACAAGCCTCTGCAACTCTTGGTAATGCATGTTTTTCAAAAGCAAATTGGATAGCATCAATTAACTGATCTCCAGCTTTAGAAACTCCACCGCCAATTAACACTTTAGATGGATTTATAATCACACCCATGTTTGCTAAGACTTTCCCTAAGACATCAGCAGTATGATCAACAATCGATTTTGCTGCGACATCGCCTTCCTTTGCAAGGTCAAAAATCTCTTTTGAAGTAATTTCACCATTTTTATTATATACTTCTGCTAATGTTGAATTAGGTATTTCAATTACTTTTTCTAATGCTTGTCTCACAATACCCGTAGCAGAAGTTATCGTTTCTAAACAACCTTGATTACCACAATTACAACGTGCGCCATCCTCTTCCACAATCATATGTCCTAATTCTCCTGCCATTCCATTAGCTCCATTTAAAATTCGACCATTGGCGATGATTCCTCCACCAACACCGGTTCCAAGTGTAATCGCAATTAAATTGTCTGCTTGATTCCCTGCACCAACCCAATTTTCTCCAAGCACAGCAGTATTGGCATCATTTTCAACGTATACAGGGATACTCACATAAGCTTTAAAAGCTTCAGCTAAAGCAAAATTTTTCCAACCAATATTAACAGCTTCATGAACAAATCCCTTTTCTGCATCAATAAATCCTGGCGCTCCTACACCAATTCCAACTATCGAAGACAAAGAATAACTTAGCTGCTTTATTTTAGACTCCACAGAAGACCAGATTTCGGGTACAATATATTTTCCACCATCAAGTAGATTTGTAGATATTTCCCACTTGTCTAGTACCTTCCCTTTTTCCGATATAAAGCCTATTTTAACTGTAGTACCCCCAATATCAACACCCACTAATAAATGTTTGTCCACTATCCATTCCCCTTTAATTGATTTTTTTCTTTTTCAACGCAAAGTTTTGCCATGAGAAATTCATGTTGAGTAATAAATCCATATTGATACAAATCATTTAATTCAAATTCTATTAATTCCAAATCCCCAAGTCTATCCCCAGTATAAATAAACGCACCGAAGCGTTTTAATAAATTTCGCACTTCAATCATCGTTTTCAAATTAATCACCATAAATTATTATATCAAAAGCTTGTATTAATGGGAACTAAACAGACGAAAACCCGAATCAGTTAACGATCCGGGTCTTTTGGGTCTAATATTTCAGGGCGACGATGCTTTATCGGTACTGGTACGCGGATAATAACATCACGTAACGCTTTTGGTGAAAATGGAATAAATGGCCAAAAATAAGGTATTTTGAACGTATTCATTTTTGTAATGTACAATAGCCAACACGTTATTCCTAGCACGTAACCAATCACACCGAAGCTTGCAGTTGCGAGTAATAATATAATACGTACAATTCGGTTTGCCATACTTAGCTCATAACTAGGAGTCGCATAAGAACCTATTGCAGCAGTAGCAATATATAGAACTACTTCATTCGTAAACCAGCCTACTTGAACGGAGACATCACCGATCATGATTGCTGCCACCAAACCGAGCGCCGTTCCTAATGCTGAAGGCGTGTGAATAGAAGCCATTCTTAGCATATCTAACCCTATTTCCGCTATTAAAAATTGTAGCAGCAGAGGAATTACTCCTGGATCATCAGGGCCAATAAACTCTAGGGCTGCTGGCAATAACTCTGGCTGTGAAGACATCAAATAATATAAGGGCAATAATATCATTGAAAATAAAATTGCAAAAAAACGAACCATTCTTAAGTAAGCACCAACAGTGGGCTTTTGTCGATATTCTTCTGCATGTTGTAAGTGATTCCAAAACGTAGTTGCAGTGATCATGACACTAGGTGATCCATCAATAATTAATAATATATGCCCATCATATAAATGTGCCGCAGCAGTGTCTGGCCTCTCTGTATATCGGACAGACGGATATGGATTCCAATAACGATCACTTAAAAACTCTTCAATTGTTTTTTCAGCCATCGGTAGACCATCTGTGTCAATTCTTTCCAGTATCGATTTTATTTTATCTATATGTTTATTATCTGCAATATCTTCTATATTACTTATGACTACGTCTGTTTTTGACCTTCTACCAACCTGTAAGTATTCCATTCGAAGTGAACGATCTCTTACCCGTCTCCTTGTTAAGGCGGTATTAAATACTAAAGTTTCTACAAAACCATCTCTAGGTCCTCGAACCACTCTTTCTAAATCTGGTTCTTCAGGTGAACGTGCAGGGTAAGTTCTTGAATCAATGATAATCGCTTTATCTACACCATCTACAAATAAAGCAGTTGCTCCTGCTAAAACAAAATCAGCAGCTTGATAAATATTATCTATTGGTTCGATTTCTATATAGGGAATATATCTCTTAAGTAGTTTTGTTAACGTGTCTTCATCCAGTTCATGCTCTTTTAGCTCAGCCAACGTTTGCATGATATATAACGATATATCATCCTTGGCAAATCCATCAACCATGAACATAGCCATATCTTTACCAGCATAATTTAAATCTAAATAAATTAAATCAAAACTTTTTTCAACCCCTAAATAATTTTTTAGGAATGTAACGTTGTTTGTTAATTTATGGTCAATTGGTCTTTTATCCTGTTTCATTCGTTACCACC from Oceanobacillus iheyensis HTE831 encodes:
- a CDS encoding YqgQ family protein, encoding MIEVRNLLKRFGAFIYTGDRLGDLELIEFELNDLYQYGFITQHEFLMAKLCVEKEKNQLKGNG
- the comGD gene encoding competence type IV pilus minor pilin ComGD; the protein is MPPSKNGFTLIEVLFSLTILLIILSLFSPSQIKHLHQFKEKQFLELLEYDVLYIQLRARMYENERILIRFYEDEYRIIRGMNTNQIRPYPKGLSVTTFGRSEIYFNSNGTFIQPRTIRIYGASNSYRLTFPLGKGRFYIEEI
- a CDS encoding LTA synthase family protein; the encoded protein is MKFFKKPTVPLYVIAALLFGLKTYIVYRFMFNIGIDNSMQELILFINPFVSAFLLFTIAVWFNKTSRQMKYIRYMALFASLIIWANLVFYRQFTDFITIPQLFMGSNMGDLGSSILTLIKPYDVLFFADAVIIWVLSKKYEGTLSVQYPKSGKVGAVAFSLVLLAGNFFLAEMERPQLFTRAFDREYLVKNIGLFNYHIYDIVVHSKTESQRVFADGNEIPEIEEFIETNIDHERSKEMFGVAEDKNVIFINAESLQQFVINNEVNGEEITPFLNSLAEDEDTYYFENFYEQTGQGNTSDSEFLVENSLYPLSRGAVFFTHGANEYNAFPELIKEEGYTSSVLHANNKSFWNRDGMYDSLEIDNFYGEEAYEVSAEDSIGWGLKDKPFFEQSIKYLESMEQPFYSKFITLTNHFPFEMHEEDTSIDKFDSNSNTLNNYFPAVRYMDEAIEQFFQDLKDSGLYEDSVIVIMGDHIGISANHNRAMAQYLDKEEITPYDQVQLQRVPLFVHIPGNGEGKVMDEVTGQIDLKPTMLNMLGIEEEKDIYFGNDMFSEDRKDYIALRNGDFISEDYVKTMGVCYDRETGEPVDDVIDEETSSEQEAEAQKEQVGSACDSIQEKVDQELAYSDSIVYGDLFRFVDFGKDQTKEE
- a CDS encoding ComGF family competence protein, whose product is MVNIKDNHGFSFISHLLMLAIILITIPFISFMLQSIEVPSTKEELSVYQFFQFIRDDVIRSINAVTTNDKLALTIPSKINEQTIIYEQYGNLIRRTVDGQGFEVYIRNITELDFHPLEFGFQITLTTTSGDQYEKTFSIY
- a CDS encoding ROK family glucokinase, with amino-acid sequence MDKHLLVGVDIGGTTVKIGFISEKGKVLDKWEISTNLLDGGKYIVPEIWSSVESKIKQLSYSLSSIVGIGVGAPGFIDAEKGFVHEAVNIGWKNFALAEAFKAYVSIPVYVENDANTAVLGENWVGAGNQADNLIAITLGTGVGGGIIANGRILNGANGMAGELGHMIVEEDGARCNCGNQGCLETITSATGIVRQALEKVIEIPNSTLAEVYNKNGEITSKEIFDLAKEGDVAAKSIVDHTADVLGKVLANMGVIINPSKVLIGGGVSKAGDQLIDAIQFAFEKHALPRVAEACSIKTAQLGNDAGIIGAAYLVYSSKNSTFFT
- a CDS encoding spore germination protein, which encodes MKQDKRPIDHKLTNNVTFLKNYLGVEKSFDLIYLDLNYAGKDMAMFMVDGFAKDDISLYIMQTLAELKEHELDEDTLTKLLKRYIPYIEIEPIDNIYQAADFVLAGATALFVDGVDKAIIIDSRTYPARSPEEPDLERVVRGPRDGFVETLVFNTALTRRRVRDRSLRMEYLQVGRRSKTDVVISNIEDIADNKHIDKIKSILERIDTDGLPMAEKTIEEFLSDRYWNPYPSVRYTERPDTAAAHLYDGHILLIIDGSPSVMITATTFWNHLQHAEEYRQKPTVGAYLRMVRFFAILFSMILLPLYYLMSSQPELLPAALEFIGPDDPGVIPLLLQFLIAEIGLDMLRMASIHTPSALGTALGLVAAIMIGDVSVQVGWFTNEVVLYIATAAIGSYATPSYELSMANRIVRIILLLATASFGVIGYVLGITCWLLYITKMNTFKIPYFWPFIPFSPKALRDVIIRVPVPIKHRRPEILDPKDPDR
- a CDS encoding DUF2626 domain-containing protein — its product is MDRMFRVLAFWTGIFTVMFYVGDMMNTALLFLAQTAFFLTLGYLKLSERMYMYLFGAYCTVFLIGYTWYSEFILVPGFGH
- a CDS encoding DUF2759 family protein; amino-acid sequence: MEAYYHIILGVLLLGVTLLAVMSVIRQLKYKNMFALLFSAITAVAFGFFSIATIITEIIG
- a CDS encoding MBL fold metallo-hydrolase produces the protein MEIIARPVGIVQANCYILKKGTNGIIVDPGGDAELILSIIKEHHLDINAILLTHAHFDHIGALEKIRQKTNAPVYLHQAEHEWLSDPNLNGSHKLIGESILATPADFSVDEGGLTIGEFSMQVYHTPGHSPGSVSYIFPDQKIVISGDVLFQRGIGRTDLPGGDLAILEHSIREKLYQLPGEYQVLSGHGGITTIKEEKNENPFFQA
- the comGC gene encoding competence type IV pilus major pilin ComGC produces the protein MFKKESGFTLIEMLIVLMVISVLMILIIPNIGEKSEDVHSKGCEALVSVVQAQVDAFLLENGQYPSSLEELIEMDFITEDQLTCPNNNVLTYANGRVDAS